The Bacteroidia bacterium sequence ACGAATTGCACTTTTAAAATACAATGGAGGTGGCGACTGGTACGCAAACCCCACATCATTACCTAATCTTATTAAATTCTGCAATAAAAATATTGGAACTGATATTAACCCGGAACCTGCAACTGTAGAAGTAAGCAGTCCCGATTTATTTAACTATCCGTTTATTCACATGACAGGTCATGGTAATGTGGTTTTTACACCACAGGAAGTGCAAAATTTAAGAAGTTATCTCATTTCAGGGGGTTTTCTTCATATTGATGATAATTATGGAATGAATGAATTTGTAAAAAGGGAAATAAAAAAAGTTTTCCCTGAATCAGATTTTGTAGAGCT is a genomic window containing:
- a CDS encoding DUF4159 domain-containing protein, giving the protein MRIFILIVFIFCYSLTQSQNSSVRIALLKYNGGGDWYANPTSLPNLIKFCNKNIGTDINPEPATVEVSSPDLFNYPFIHMTGHGNVVFTPQEVQNLRSYLISGGFLHIDDNYGMNEFVKREIKKVFPESDFVEL